A section of the Xiphias gladius isolate SHS-SW01 ecotype Sanya breed wild chromosome 10, ASM1685928v1, whole genome shotgun sequence genome encodes:
- the pygl gene encoding glycogen phosphorylase, liver form encodes MATPLTDQEKRKQISIRGIAGVENVAELKKGFNRHLHFTLVKDRNIATPRDYYFALAHTVRDHLVGRWIRTQQFYYEADPKRVYYLSLEFYMGRTLQNTMINLGLQNACDEAIYQLGLDMEELEEMEEDAGLGNGGLGRLAACFLDSMATLGLAAYGYGIRYEYGIFNQKMSDGWQVEEADDWLRHGNPWEKARPEYMLPVHFYGRVEDTKDGSKWINTQVVLAMPYDTPIPGYMNNTVNTMRLWSARAPNDFNLRDFNVGDYIQAVLDRNLAENISRVLYPNDNFFEGKELRLKQEYFVVAATLQDIIRRFKTTKKGTAARTSFESFPDKVAIQLNDTHPAMAIPELMRIFVDIEKLDWDTAWDLTRRTFAYTNHTVLPEALERWPVELLETLLPRHLQIIYQINQVHLERIAALFPKDVDRLRKMSLVEEDGIKRVNMAHLCIVGSHAVNGVAEIHSNIIKTKVFSDFSELEPEKFQNKTNGITPRRWLLLCNPGLAELIAEVIGEDYVKDLSQLQKLNDFVDDAAFIRDVSKVKQDNKVKFGQYLEKEYRVKINPSSMFDVHVKRIHEYKRQILNCLHIIVMYNRIRKNPNAPFVPRTVIIGGKAAPGYHMAKMIIKLITSVAEVVNNDPVVGNKLKVIFLENYRVSLAEKVIPATDLSEQISTAGTEASGTGNMKFMLNGALTIGTMDGANVEMAEEAGEENLFIFGMRVEDVAEMDKKGYDAMSYYKKIPELKQVMDQITSGFFSPKNPELFKDVTNMLFKHDRFKVFADFEDYMKCQEKVSKLYQNPKQWTKMVIKNIAATGKFSSDRTITEYATEVWGVEPTDLKIPAPNEPREAIEETAKALKKM; translated from the exons ATGGCGACGCCTCTCACTGACCAGGAAAAGCGCAAGCAGATAAGCATCAGGGGGATTGCGGGCGTGGAGAACGTCGCAGAGCTGAAGAAGGGCTTCAATCGACACCTGCACTTCACTCtggtgaaagacagaaacattgCAACCCCCAGGGATTATTACTTTGCCCTGGCCCACACTGTGAGAGATCACCTGGTGGGGAGATGGATCAGAACACAGCAGTTTTACTATGAAGCAGACCCAAAG AGGGTGTATTATCTGTCTCTGGAGTTCTACATGGGCAGGACGCTCCAAAACACGATGATCAACCTGGGGCTGCAGAATGCCTGCGATGAAGCCATCTACCAG CTCGGCCTGGAcatggaggagctggaggagatggaggaggatgCAGGTCTGGGGAACGGAGGTCTGGGCAGACTGGCAG CATGTTTCTTGGATTCCATGGCCACCTTGGGTCTCGCAGCGTATGGTTACGGCATACGATACGAATATGGGATCTTTAACCAGAAGATGAGCGACGGCTGGCAG GTGGAGGAGGCAGATGATTGGCTGAGACATGGAAACCCCTGGGAGAAGGCACGTCCTGAGTACATGTTGCCAGTTCACTTCTATGGGCGAGTAGAGGACACGAAAGATGGCTCCAAATGGATCAACACTCAG GTAGTCTTGGCAATGCCCTACGACACACCCATCCCTGGCTACATGAACAACACTGTAAATACCATGAGGCTTTGGTCTGCGCGCGCCCCCAACGACTTTAACTTGCGAGACT TCAATGTTGGAGATTATATTCAGGCCGTGCTGGACAGAAATCTGGCAGAGAACATCTCCCGTGTGCTCTACCCCAATGACAAT TTCTTTGAAGGAAAAGAGCTTCGTCTGAAGCAGGAATATTTTGTCGTGGCAGCCACACTCCAAGACATCATCCGCCGCTTCAAGACCACCAAGAAGGGCACAGCTGCTCGCACCTCCTTCGAGAGCTTCCCGGACAAA GTCGCCATCCAACTGAATGACACTCATCCGGCCATGGCCATCCCCGAGCTGATGAGAATCTTTGTGGACATTGAGAAACTCGACTGGGACACG GCCTGGGATCTCACCAGGCGCACCTTCGCCTACACCAACCACACAGTCCTCCCCGAGGCTCTGGAGCGCTGGCctgtggagctgctggagaCGCTCCTGCCCAGACACCTGCAGATCATCTACCAGATCAACCAGGTCCACCTCGAA AGGATCGCAGCCCTCTTTCCGAAAGACGTCGACAGACTGAGGAAAATGTCTCTGGTTGAAGAAGACGGAATCAAGAGGGTGAACATGGCTCACCTGTGCATCGTGGGCTCTCACGCTGTTAACGGAGTTGCCGAGATACACTCCAACATCATCAAGACGAAAGT ATTTAGTGATTTCAGTGAACTGGAACCGGAGAAGTTTCAGAACAAAACCAACGGCATCACCCCCAGACgctggctgctgctctgcaaccCCGGGCTGGCTGAGCTTATAGCTGAG GTCATCGGGGAGGATTATGTGAAGGACCTCAGCCAGCTCCAGAAGCTGAACGACTTTGTTGACGATGCTGCCTTCATCCGAGACGTCTCCAAAGTGAAACAG GACAACAAGGTGAAATTCGGACAGTACCTGGAGAAAGAGTACAGGGTGAAAATAAACCCCTCCTCCATGTTTGACGTCCACGTGAAGAGAATCCACGAGTACAAGCGGCAGATCCTCAACTGCCTGCACATCATCGTCATGTACAACC GCATCAGAAAGAACCCCAACGCACCTTTTGTACCGCGAACGGTGATCATCGGTGGAAAG GCTGCTCCGGGGTATCACATGGCCAAAATGATCATCAAGCTGATCACCTCAGTGGCTGAGGTGGTGAACAACGACCCTGTGGTGGGAAACAAGCTGAAGGTCATCTTCCTGGAGAACTACAGGGTGTCTCTAGCAGAGAAAG TGATACCTGCCACGGATCTGTCAGAGCAGATCTCCACTGCTGGCACTGAGGCCTCAGGCACAGGCAACATGAAGTTCATGCTGAACGGAGCTCTGACCATCGGCACCATGGACGGAGCCAACGTGGAGATGGCCGAGGAAGCCGGAGAGGAGAACCTGTTCATCTTCGGCATGAGGGTGGAGGATGTGGCTGAAATGGACAAAAAGGG ATATGATGCCATGTCATACTACAAGAAGATTCCTGAGCTGAAACAAGTGATGGACCAGATCACGAGTGGATTTTTCAGCCCCAAGAATCCAGAGCTTTTCAAAGATGTCACCAACATGCTCTTCAAACACGACCG tttcaaggTGTTTGCAGACTTTGAAGACTACATGAAATGTCAAGAGAAAGTCAGCAAGCTCTATCAG AATCCAAAACAGTGGACCAAGATGGTGATCAAGAACATCGCAGCCACAGGCAAGTTCTCCAGCGACAGAACCATCACAGAGTATGCGACCGAGGTGTGGGGCGTCGAGCCGACTGACCTAAAAATACCGGCGCCAAACGAGCCGAGAGAGGCCATCGAAGAAACGGCCAAAGCTCTGAAGAAAATGTGA
- the LOC120795360 gene encoding lysophosphatidylserine lipase ABHD12-like, giving the protein MAGTKRAVSFLITVYVSVPVFLYLFPWILGHAIYAHLLRFPLFVDLGKPEDVLNHTCNFYLNTEEGISVGVWHTLPVNQWEEAVGKNPEWYWETLGDGHPVIIYLHGNLGTRAINHRVELVKILSTAGYHVLSLDYRGFGDSSGEPSEAGLTSDALYLYQWVKKKSRGSLVCFWGHSLGSGVATNVALKLQEQGSAIDALILEAPYTRMREAVANHPLAKMYMFLPGFESLLWNILERNKIVFANDKNLKTLTSPLLILHSEDDNVVPYHMGLKLYQISLQAQKKYNTDVQVEMISYSANLGFSHSNIYLDPNLSKVVRGFLQKLRQ; this is encoded by the exons ATGGCAGGAACGAAGAGAGCCGTGTCATTTCTGATCACCGTCTACGTCTCAGTCCCCGTGTTTCTCTACCTGTTCCCCTGGATACTGGGCCACGCCATATATGCCCACTTGT TGAGGTTTCCATTGTTTGTGGATCTTGGCAAACCTGAAGATGTTCTGAACCACACATGCAACTTCTACCTGAACACAGAGGAGGGCATCTCAGTGGGAGTATG GCATACGCTACCTGTCAACCAATGGGAGGAGGCTGTGGGAAAAAACCCCGAGTGGTACTGGGAGACTCTGGGAGACGGCCATCCTGTTATTATCTATCTCCATGGAAACTTAGGAACCAG GGCGATAAATCACAGAGTAGAACTGGTGAAG ATCTTAAGTACCGCAGGGTATCATGTCTTATCTTTAGACTACAGAG GTTTTGGAGACTCCAGTGGGGAGCCAAGCGAAGCCGGATTGACCAGTGACGCCCTCTACCTGTACCAGTGGgtaaagaagaaaagcagagggagTCTTGTCTGTTTCTGGGGACACTCACTTGGCTCCGG ggtGGCAACCAATGTTGCTTTGAAACTGCAAGAGCAAG GGTCTGCCATTGATGCTTTAATCCTTGAAGCTCCATACACAAGAATGAGAGAGGCCGTAGCCAACCATCCGCTCGCTAAG ATGTACATGTTCCTTCCAGGATTTGAGAGCTTGCTTTGGAACATATTGGAAAGGAACAAAATAGTATTTGCAAATGATAAAAA TTTAAAGACCTTGACCAGTCCACTTCTTATACTGCATTCAGAGGACGACAATGTTGTACCTTATCACATGGGTCTGAAG CTGTACCAGATATCCCTCCAGGCTCAGAAGAAATACAACACAGACGTTCAGGTCGAAATGATCTCTTACAGTGCGAACCTTGGATTCTCCCACAGCAACATCTACTTAGATCCCAATCTGTCAAAAGTGGTTAG GGGATTTCTACAAAAGCTGAGACAGTAG